In the Flavobacterium pallidum genome, one interval contains:
- a CDS encoding TetR/AcrR family transcriptional regulator gives MRIRNTDKESIVKQKAIEMLVREGIEGFAMNRLAKQAGVSVATLYIYYTDKEDLIKKIGVGIGQDFFRAMLKDFSSDMHFIEGLRKQWENRAAFLMQNMKEVACWEVLQNSSYSDYIAQEGIRDFKNTMMEFFQNAVERKEMLPISKEVFWSIAYGPLYALLRFHNKGKSMGGAPFSLTQQIQDETFALVIKALTP, from the coding sequence ATGCGGATAAGGAATACAGATAAGGAAAGCATCGTAAAGCAAAAAGCCATCGAAATGCTCGTAAGGGAAGGTATTGAAGGTTTTGCCATGAACCGCCTTGCCAAGCAAGCCGGCGTTTCCGTAGCCACGCTTTATATATATTATACTGACAAGGAAGACCTCATAAAGAAAATAGGGGTCGGGATCGGGCAGGATTTTTTCAGGGCCATGTTAAAGGATTTTTCGTCTGATATGCACTTTATCGAAGGCTTGCGCAAACAATGGGAAAACAGGGCCGCCTTTTTGATGCAAAATATGAAGGAAGTGGCTTGCTGGGAAGTCTTGCAGAATTCTTCCTACAGCGATTACATTGCACAGGAAGGCATCAGGGATTTCAAGAACACCATGATGGAATTCTTCCAGAACGCGGTGGAGCGCAAAGAAATGCTTCCTATCTCGAAGGAAGTTTTCTGGAGCATCGCTTACGGGCCTTTGTATGCATTGCTGCGTTTCCACAACAAAGGCAAAAGCATGGGCGGCGCTCCGTTCTCCCTTACGCAACAAATACAGGATGAAACTTTCGCATTAGTCATAAAAGCATTAACACCATAA
- a CDS encoding CHAT domain-containing protein: protein MAEIIYNFPATKEQQDKADGQKKPEVTYRIEIHNRSGEPSEIHSINTADKDKYYQFVYDDNTTWLADGDTLHELFGEGQQSRGGKSETSLPLELGSGSQRGVVGSIVLKLIHVFVKPAGDKLVADVAAKLENKQLAATRDGLHILNRDFMMRYYPSDKNAILEEKPILLFIHGTNSNTEGAFGGLAQNKVFDEIYNTYSGNVLAFQHRTLTVSPLQNTVDLVKGLPDKCTLHIITHSRGGLIGDILSKYAAGKFFTEQEIQLFKKEGRKQDLKSIADLEELFRNKRISVDKFVRVASPSAGTLLASDRMDHILNVLFNVAGTASVFADVMHDLISAVLKEKSNIDVLPGLEAMNPQSIFIKALNVRTPGSEIDGSSLMVISGNGKLSLSFRGLMVVLGKLFYRQRSDLVVNTDSMYLGVSRSGSIQYFFDEGINVDHLHYFNNQKTQQALLNALKAEPGNTVNGYKRVPQLEIPASDRGVFGMDGGELHPVLAPPSGKRPIVILLPGIMGSNIYDENSRMWLNYWGILKGDLSEMTNLDGKGIRARSIIKSSYNKLYLQLSRNYDVVIFPFDWRKPMKDSASELNKKITELLKFSVQIKIIGHSMGGVLVRDFIVYHKDTWEILNRRNGFKLLFLGSPLNGSHRIPAVLFGMDGIINKLSFLDMKHSKKELVSFFTALPGILSLLPFSKGDDMDYADIKLWEKMRSGMNDDSWPLPPVGAGTKERLKEFAAYRDEVLSAASGIDYTNMIYIAGQDKATPCGFSTDGGRLVFKYTREGDQSVTWATGIPPKLIESEQVYYTDVTHGDLANEEKIFAGIEEIISRGSTNRLSKKRPVFRDAQKTFTINEHTDFDFSESGLERSIMGTTTITETVASRNPLVVSVSHGDLAYSSFPVLAGHFNGDAILQAEKAIDRNLNSMLQYKHRLGGYPGPIGTYEVIYKRDIFFEGAIIIGLGEPEKLTSYMLSKSVAIGAANYLIGMQASNTGYKTIGISALLIGTGYGNLSIENSVKAVIEGVNNANNTVAALDCGYPQITHIEFIEQCETNTISALFALKNIESCDNENYNITMETARIKKLFGCRKTLPVLNSEEWWNRLAIRTEVNDCSGKKLTFSSSTGDARDEVSELYSNTAITDSFLKEISVGGQWSDAVAKSLFELLIPNSFKNQLKRKGHITWILDKESASYPWELLQDSSVKARPLCIDAGMIRQLSTRDFTPKMEGIISEKALIIADPELGGYLPQLDHARDEGEAVKRQMDIKGWANLPLIGRDYSDIVKVLYTDSYKIIHIAGHGIYDPEHPCNSGIVVGNNIFLTPADIHQLPVVPEFVFVNCCHLGAVNGVDDKFIRDRYRLAANIGTELIEMGVRAVVVAGWQVADDSAKEFAEVFYENLFNGETFGTSVRKARSRIYDPKKPHDNTWGAYQCYGDPYYKINNRSVDPIRDKNYIIEDQVYIDLFNLLNQLDVRYTKKEKVLDKLFRITADRKRAGLSSARIDETEALIYYELGMYDAADTKFRELKGWDDAAFSVNALHKFFSNCTYKAFKEYNDDHGKRADAENQIYEVLKNLKNLQDINNTAERHALMGSAYKRLAYMEGTLVKKRALLESAIANYHDAYKKNKRIYPLNSLLIFDTILNFGKEKRRKKLDDDHVKEYTEILKVKTAQPLQSALDMDYWDNTDPTGMMLVMLFLDPENAAKPEPWDKLFELGNEMRQRFGSVGKKQAELYNLELIVNALEMYDQVISNPHLERLKVKVSELLERFKMQQE, encoded by the coding sequence ATGGCTGAAATTATTTACAATTTTCCTGCCACCAAGGAACAACAAGATAAAGCGGACGGACAGAAAAAACCTGAAGTGACCTACCGTATCGAAATCCATAACAGAAGCGGAGAACCTTCAGAAATACATAGTATTAATACAGCTGACAAGGATAAATATTATCAGTTTGTATACGACGACAACACCACCTGGCTCGCTGACGGCGATACCCTCCACGAACTTTTCGGTGAAGGGCAGCAATCCCGCGGCGGTAAAAGTGAAACCAGCCTTCCGCTCGAACTTGGCAGTGGTTCACAACGTGGCGTTGTCGGGAGCATCGTCCTTAAGCTCATCCATGTTTTTGTAAAACCCGCCGGAGATAAGTTGGTAGCCGATGTTGCGGCCAAACTTGAAAACAAGCAATTGGCGGCAACCCGTGATGGACTCCATATCTTGAACCGGGATTTCATGATGCGTTATTATCCTTCAGATAAAAATGCAATACTGGAAGAAAAGCCGATATTGCTGTTTATCCACGGTACCAATTCCAATACTGAAGGCGCATTCGGAGGTCTGGCACAAAATAAAGTGTTTGACGAAATTTATAATACGTATTCCGGAAACGTGCTTGCATTCCAGCACAGGACGCTTACGGTCAGTCCGTTGCAGAATACCGTGGATTTGGTAAAGGGACTGCCAGACAAATGTACGCTGCACATCATCACACATTCCAGGGGAGGCCTCATAGGGGATATATTGTCCAAATATGCTGCAGGCAAATTCTTTACGGAACAGGAAATACAACTTTTCAAAAAGGAAGGGCGTAAGCAAGATCTCAAAAGTATTGCAGATCTTGAGGAATTGTTCAGGAACAAGAGGATCAGTGTTGATAAGTTCGTCCGTGTGGCCTCGCCATCGGCAGGAACATTGCTCGCATCGGACCGTATGGACCACATTCTCAATGTACTTTTTAATGTTGCAGGAACCGCCAGTGTTTTTGCAGATGTAATGCATGACCTGATTAGTGCAGTATTAAAGGAAAAAAGTAATATCGATGTGCTCCCGGGACTGGAAGCCATGAATCCGCAGTCGATTTTTATAAAAGCACTCAATGTAAGGACCCCCGGCTCAGAAATTGACGGCAGTTCGCTGATGGTTATTTCCGGCAACGGAAAGTTGAGCCTTAGTTTCCGGGGGCTTATGGTTGTTTTAGGCAAGCTATTCTACAGGCAGCGCAGCGATTTAGTCGTAAATACCGATTCAATGTACCTGGGCGTGAGCCGCAGTGGTTCCATACAGTACTTTTTTGATGAAGGTATTAATGTAGACCACCTCCACTATTTCAACAACCAGAAAACGCAACAGGCCCTGCTCAATGCGCTTAAGGCTGAACCAGGAAATACGGTCAACGGGTACAAAAGGGTGCCACAACTGGAGATACCAGCGTCAGACAGGGGTGTCTTTGGTATGGACGGAGGAGAACTGCATCCGGTATTGGCACCACCTTCAGGTAAAAGGCCTATCGTCATATTATTGCCGGGGATCATGGGCTCGAATATATATGATGAAAACAGCCGGATGTGGCTGAATTATTGGGGTATCCTGAAAGGGGATCTCAGCGAAATGACCAATCTCGATGGCAAAGGCATCAGGGCACGCTCCATCATCAAGAGCTCATACAATAAATTGTACCTGCAGCTTTCGCGGAATTATGATGTCGTGATTTTTCCGTTTGACTGGCGTAAGCCAATGAAGGACTCCGCATCCGAATTGAATAAAAAGATTACGGAGCTGCTTAAATTCAGTGTCCAGATCAAGATTATCGGTCATTCGATGGGAGGGGTGCTGGTACGGGATTTTATAGTATACCATAAAGATACCTGGGAAATCCTCAACCGCCGCAACGGTTTTAAATTGCTGTTCCTGGGATCCCCGCTGAATGGCTCCCATCGCATTCCGGCCGTACTGTTTGGCATGGATGGCATCATCAACAAGCTCAGCTTCCTGGATATGAAACATTCCAAGAAAGAACTGGTGTCGTTTTTCACTGCCCTGCCCGGTATATTAAGCCTGTTGCCCTTCTCTAAAGGAGATGACATGGATTATGCCGATATAAAACTCTGGGAAAAAATGCGCTCAGGCATGAATGATGATTCCTGGCCATTGCCCCCGGTAGGTGCGGGGACCAAAGAGCGCCTGAAGGAATTTGCTGCCTATCGGGATGAGGTGCTCAGCGCGGCTTCGGGCATTGATTATACAAACATGATCTATATTGCAGGGCAGGATAAGGCTACGCCGTGCGGGTTTTCTACGGATGGGGGCAGGCTCGTTTTCAAATATACACGGGAAGGCGACCAGAGTGTTACCTGGGCCACCGGAATTCCTCCGAAACTGATTGAATCAGAGCAGGTGTATTATACCGATGTTACCCATGGCGACCTGGCCAATGAAGAAAAAATCTTCGCCGGAATTGAAGAGATTATCTCACGAGGCAGTACCAACAGGCTTTCAAAAAAGCGCCCTGTATTCCGCGATGCACAAAAGACTTTCACTATTAATGAGCATACCGACTTCGATTTTTCAGAAAGTGGGCTCGAAAGGTCCATCATGGGTACCACAACCATTACCGAAACCGTGGCGAGCCGCAATCCTTTGGTAGTATCGGTAAGCCATGGCGACCTTGCCTATTCATCTTTTCCGGTATTGGCAGGGCATTTCAACGGAGATGCCATCCTGCAGGCAGAAAAGGCCATCGACCGCAACCTGAATTCCATGCTCCAGTACAAGCACAGGCTGGGAGGATATCCGGGCCCTATTGGCACTTATGAAGTGATTTATAAAAGGGATATTTTCTTTGAAGGGGCCATTATCATAGGCCTTGGGGAACCGGAAAAACTGACTTCCTATATGCTCTCCAAAAGCGTGGCGATCGGTGCTGCCAACTACCTGATTGGGATGCAGGCCAGCAATACAGGCTATAAAACCATCGGTATTTCTGCGCTGCTGATTGGTACAGGATATGGAAATCTGAGTATCGAAAACTCGGTAAAGGCCGTGATTGAAGGGGTGAATAATGCAAATAATACCGTTGCCGCATTGGATTGTGGCTATCCGCAGATTACACATATCGAGTTTATTGAGCAATGCGAAACCAATACGATCAGTGCGTTGTTTGCCTTAAAAAATATCGAATCCTGCGATAATGAAAATTACAACATTACCATGGAGACGGCCCGGATTAAGAAACTGTTTGGTTGCCGCAAGACGCTTCCGGTACTGAATTCGGAAGAATGGTGGAACAGGCTTGCCATCCGTACCGAAGTAAATGACTGTAGCGGTAAGAAACTGACCTTCAGTTCGAGTACCGGAGATGCCCGTGATGAGGTAAGCGAACTGTACTCCAACACCGCCATTACCGATTCTTTCCTGAAGGAAATCTCAGTAGGTGGGCAGTGGTCCGATGCGGTAGCCAAATCGCTTTTTGAGCTATTGATCCCAAATTCGTTCAAAAACCAGCTAAAGCGCAAAGGCCACATCACCTGGATATTGGATAAGGAGAGCGCCTCATACCCTTGGGAATTGCTTCAGGACAGTTCCGTAAAAGCCCGTCCGCTGTGCATCGATGCAGGCATGATAAGGCAATTGTCGACCCGGGATTTCACCCCTAAGATGGAAGGCATCATCAGTGAAAAGGCTTTAATCATTGCCGATCCTGAACTCGGAGGTTACCTGCCGCAATTGGATCACGCCCGTGACGAAGGTGAAGCCGTCAAAAGGCAGATGGATATCAAAGGATGGGCAAACCTCCCATTGATAGGCAGGGATTATTCAGATATTGTTAAAGTACTTTATACTGATTCCTATAAAATCATCCATATTGCCGGACACGGGATTTATGATCCGGAACATCCATGCAACTCGGGTATCGTCGTAGGAAATAATATATTCCTGACCCCTGCAGACATTCACCAGCTGCCCGTGGTGCCGGAATTCGTGTTTGTGAATTGCTGCCACCTGGGTGCCGTCAATGGTGTTGACGATAAGTTTATCCGGGATCGTTACCGCCTGGCTGCGAACATCGGTACCGAATTGATAGAAATGGGTGTGAGAGCCGTAGTAGTGGCAGGCTGGCAGGTCGCTGATGATTCCGCGAAGGAATTTGCCGAAGTCTTTTATGAAAACCTTTTCAACGGTGAAACTTTCGGGACCTCGGTCAGGAAAGCCCGATCCCGCATCTACGACCCTAAGAAACCCCACGACAATACATGGGGCGCTTACCAGTGCTATGGTGATCCCTATTATAAAATCAACAACCGTTCTGTAGATCCGATCAGGGATAAGAACTACATCATCGAAGACCAGGTTTATATAGATCTTTTCAATCTGCTTAACCAACTCGATGTGCGTTATACGAAAAAGGAAAAAGTACTCGATAAGCTTTTCAGGATTACAGCAGACAGGAAACGTGCCGGCCTTAGCAGTGCCAGGATTGATGAGACTGAAGCGCTGATTTATTATGAACTTGGGATGTATGATGCCGCTGATACTAAATTCCGGGAGCTTAAAGGATGGGATGATGCTGCTTTTTCTGTAAATGCGCTGCACAAATTCTTTAGCAATTGTACTTATAAAGCATTCAAAGAATACAATGATGACCATGGCAAGCGCGCCGACGCAGAAAATCAGATTTATGAAGTACTGAAAAACCTCAAAAACCTGCAGGATATCAATAATACCGCAGAACGCCATGCACTGATGGGCAGTGCTTACAAGCGATTGGCTTATATGGAAGGGACATTGGTGAAAAAACGCGCCCTGCTGGAAAGCGCCATTGCGAACTATCACGATGCCTACAAAAAGAACAAGCGCATTTATCCATTGAACAGCCTGCTGATTTTTGATACCATTCTCAATTTCGGAAAGGAAAAGCGCCGTAAAAAACTGGATGACGATCATGTAAAGGAATATACTGAAATCCTGAAAGTAAAAACAGCGCAACCACTCCAGTCAGCACTCGACATGGATTATTGGGACAACACCGACCCGACGGGAATGATGCTCGTCATGCTGTTCCTGGATCCGGAAAATGCAGCGAAACCTGAACCATGGGATAAACTCTTCGAATTGGGCAACGAGATGCGCCAGCGGTTTGGGTCTGTAGGAAAGAAACAGGCCGAGTTGTACAACCTGGAGCTGATTGTAAACGCTTTGGAAATGTATGACCAGGTTATATCGAATCCGCATCTGGAAAGGCTTAAGGTCAAAGTAAGTGAACTCCTGGAACGTTTTAAAATGCAACAGGAGTAA
- a CDS encoding MFS transporter, whose product MDAQTLPSASFTGYQKFVIFILAITQFTVVLDFMVMSPLGDIMMKTLHINTAQFGSAVSAYAFSAGISGLLTAGFADKFDRKKLLLFFYTGFIIGTFFCAMAPNYELLLAARIVTGIFGGVIGSVSMAIIADLFSLQQRGKVMGFVQMGFGASQVLGIPIGLFIANAWGWHVPFLWIAVMAALVAIGIAVRLKPVNAHLLLQRDKTAVQHLWHTVVKKDYRVGFLATALLSIGGFMMMPFGSAFAINNLGITNEQLPFVFMFTGIATLITMPLIGKLSDKVSKYKVFAIATLTAIVIINIYAHFAVTPFWLVLVANVLMMVAIMCRMVPSTALTSAVPEPADRGAFMSVNASLQQMAGGFGAMLAGVIIVQKDNFSPLEHYDTLAMIASGIMLLTIFLMYRVNRIVQRRNGVNS is encoded by the coding sequence ATGGACGCACAAACCTTGCCATCGGCCTCTTTTACAGGGTATCAGAAATTTGTAATCTTTATATTGGCCATCACCCAGTTTACTGTCGTGCTGGATTTTATGGTGATGTCGCCGCTCGGCGATATCATGATGAAAACGCTGCACATCAATACGGCGCAATTCGGTTCGGCAGTGTCAGCTTACGCCTTCAGCGCCGGAATCTCAGGCCTGCTTACAGCGGGCTTCGCGGATAAATTTGACCGTAAGAAACTCCTGTTGTTCTTTTACACCGGTTTTATCATCGGGACTTTCTTTTGTGCGATGGCACCCAATTATGAACTGTTGCTGGCGGCACGCATCGTGACCGGTATTTTCGGAGGAGTCATCGGGTCCGTATCTATGGCCATCATTGCCGATTTGTTCAGCCTGCAGCAGCGCGGGAAAGTGATGGGATTTGTGCAGATGGGCTTTGGTGCCAGCCAGGTCCTCGGCATCCCGATCGGTTTGTTTATTGCCAATGCCTGGGGATGGCATGTGCCGTTCCTGTGGATTGCGGTTATGGCAGCGCTGGTAGCCATCGGAATTGCGGTAAGGCTGAAGCCGGTAAATGCGCACCTTTTACTGCAAAGGGACAAAACTGCCGTACAGCATTTGTGGCATACGGTGGTGAAAAAAGATTACCGCGTCGGGTTTTTGGCCACGGCATTGCTTTCCATCGGCGGTTTTATGATGATGCCCTTCGGAAGTGCTTTTGCCATCAACAACCTTGGGATTACCAATGAGCAATTGCCTTTTGTGTTTATGTTTACGGGAATTGCTACATTGATTACGATGCCATTGATTGGAAAATTAAGCGATAAGGTCAGTAAATACAAAGTGTTCGCCATCGCCACACTGACAGCCATTGTCATCATCAACATTTATGCCCATTTTGCCGTGACGCCGTTTTGGCTCGTGTTGGTTGCGAATGTCCTTATGATGGTGGCAATCATGTGCAGGATGGTGCCTTCGACGGCGCTTACTTCCGCTGTGCCTGAACCGGCAGACAGGGGTGCGTTTATGAGTGTCAATGCTTCCTTACAGCAAATGGCGGGTGGCTTTGGGGCCATGCTTGCCGGCGTGATCATCGTACAGAAAGACAATTTCTCCCCGTTGGAACATTATGACACACTGGCGATGATCGCCTCAGGAATCATGTTATTGACGATTTTCCTGATGTACAGGGTCAATCGTATCGTACAGAGACGCAACGGTGTCAATTCCTAA